The genomic DNA CCTCCGGCGCTCAGCCAAAGCCGAAGCTGCACGGGATGAGCCGATTCACAGCCGCTTCCATTGCGGGTGCAATCAGACGACAACCTGACACCCTTGACTTGGACTCAGAGGGACGGGATAGTTCTGGGATCAGCCCCAACACCGGGTCTCCATTGTGATTCAGTCCCAGAGTTTATCGCTGCAAACTCATGACCCAGACCCTCCTAATACGACCATGACCGAACACAAAAGAAATACACAAACGAAGTGGGAAGACTCTTatatgggagggggggaggtgtTGAGAATCTGAATAACTGGAGAGCGTCAGGGCGAGGCGGCCTCTCAGCTCCCACCAGGGCTTCATTTCAGGTGCAACTCTGAAAAATTTGAGTCTGAAGAGTAAATCAGAGAGGAGCTACGAAACACGCTCGTCTGCCCCGACCATTGTGAACGGCAGCCATCTTGTTTTTAGCCAAGGACCTTGATTTACAAATAGAGCCACAAGGGAACCCCTCCAATAGTTGACTGATATAAAGTGTCTGAAAATACGAGACGGGCAATGCTGCCGccaaccagcagggggagatTCCATCATTATCATGGTTACCCTGGAGGTGACCCAGTGGTTCAGCTCTCCAAACATCCAGTGTGGTTCCCTGTATGTTTTCCTGAAGTTGCACCTTCACATGTGACAAAACAAAACCTCCCACTCCAAAGCAGACGCGCCAAGACCCCCCACAGTCCACAGGCTGgttttttggggttgttttttgctcctttttttacACTGCAAACTTCGCTCATCCACTCGTAGAGCTCTGAGTGAGGAATGAGTCATCTGGCCGACGGTTATCTCCCTCCACTGCTCGCCGTTTCCACTCCATCCTACAGTAACGACATAATTGCGGGTGTAATAACGGGATTATTCATCCTGAACTATTTGCGGGACGTCTGGCGGTTGATGACAGCTCGTCAGATGCATGTGATCAAGCCACTTTTCACCGACGCTTGTGATAAACATCACGTTTTTACAACCCACCGGAGGAACAAGGGAAACACCCGGCGCAGCCTGCCGGCTGTGGAGGCACCTTCCCCGCAACGTGAGGACTGGGGAGCTCATTACGAGTGGACTCCTTTAGAATAATTGATTGTATTTGACGCGACAAGGAGGAAGCCAGGCAGATTGATACTCGGCAGCAGGGCTGATCAATCCAAATGAGAGACTGAGGGAGCgtttattttcctgccagaCTTTATTAGGAATAACTTAGCTTACCAGCCCCTGCCCGAACGGGCCTACATTCGCACCGTCAGGGAATGTCAATGAAGGTGAactctcctcctcagcctgccTGGAGACATCCAGGACAGAAAGGGTTCGTTACATTAGCGTCTTTGCATCTTTAAGAGATGAGTTCATCAGCTGTTCAGCGTTGGCAGCTCCCACAAATGCGTCCATGTTGCATCGATTATGGCAACAAAGGTTGTTCCTTTGACCTTGGCCAGGATTCCAAGAGATCATTAAAAGCAACTTTAAGGGGCATGTTCACATCACGAATGGAAACTAGTGCGAATAGAGCTTGATTCCAGAGAGCAACAAGAAGAAAGAGCTAGTTAGCTTTTGTTTACTCCGGTTCCACTAGATTGCAAGGCCAAAGGAGTCACTCGCCATGCGTGGAAaaattagcttgttttgcttCCCGCGCTGCCTCAACCGTCTCTGACATTTCGGATCTACATGATCCATGACTGATTCCCAATCGGAATGGAGTGCCGCTAACGCACCACCAGCATTTGGCCTGTGCATTCTTCATTGCTTTATAATTAATAAAACATCATAATTAGTGCTGAACCCAGCGAGGACAATTGCTCGCGCTGTGCTTCCAACAAGGTAACCTTGAGTTGTACATCTGTCCTGTCAATTGGATGTGCTCCAAAGATGCACGGCGCATTAGCAATGAGACGCCGCCGCTCGGCTATGGACAGTGGTTGTTTCAAGGTGATTTCCGCTGGCGTGTCGGAGCCGTAAGCGGTGATGTCGGACCCTCGGACCACCTACTGCAGTTCGGAGCCAACGGAAGTCCTTGAAAGGTTACAAAAATCTTTAGCCCCTCATTACTGCGAGGGAGAAAGTTGAAAAAAGTGGCAGAATATAATGAAAACTAATACTCTTCCCCGCCGCTGTGCGATCTGAAGATGTTTAATATCTCATTACAGGCGCAGACGTAACCGGAGTTCTTTACTGTCAGGAGACAAACATAATCCAGAGGGAAATTACCCATCAGGAAGGCAATACTGTTACTGAGATGCAATTACCAGGCCACTTGTGAGGCTTTGGCTCTGGTAGCCATgggtgcaagtgtgtgtgtgtgtgtgtgtgtaagagagagagaacgcgGTCGATATGTGTATAACAGCTCTGATTTTTCGTTTTCTTCTCATCGTTTTTCAGGGTAAATTGGATTCTTCGCAGGAGAATCGGTTCATTTAGAAAATGTCCGAGATGCAAATGATTGATGTCGCTCCCGCAGCGCGTCTGGAGGTGCACCTTAAAGACTCGGCCGCTGCTGTCCGAGGAGCGTTTGCAGCTCTCCGGGGGGAACGATTCCGCCGTTCCTGCTCTGTTGATGTTCCCTGATTTACATGGATCGCGCCTCACTTTTACTGCCACTTCTCTTTGGGTTGGGAGTTAAATAAACGGGTGTCTCGCAGTGGATTTAATGTACCGATTTAGCGCTGAGTCACACAGCCTccaaacaaaggaaaacagcGCGGATTGGGATGAACATCAGTGTAAACATTTGATAAGGATTTGCTCCAAGCGAACGCTGCGCTTTATTATTGATACAGAAATAGAAGCGGCGCTCCGGCGCGGATGATACCCCTCCCTCGCCCCCTTTATGCCGCTCCGTCCTGCAGCTCAAACACCGGGTTGAGCAGAACGTTGGCGGCAACAAATGGCTCCCCGGGATCATTTTCCAGGCGGGGACGTTTCTATTGTGCTGCAAATGATCACCTTGAATCTGATAATTAATCACCGCGGCCTCCGGTGAGCGGCCCCTCCAACTTTGAACTCACGGAGGGAAGAAAGGAGCCCGCACGTGCAGGAGAAATAAAGGCTGCATGCATAATAGATGTATGACAAAAACAATACCCCAGGCACCCCGGTATTAATGATATGCAGCAAACTCATTATTAAAGTTCCAAAACAGCTCCTGGAGTAACACAGATGGAGTCAATTAAGCAATGAACACACTGGCTGGGCCACTTTCATCTCCCCTCTTTTATCTCTTGCTTATTACTCCGTGGCTGTAATTAGCCGTGTGTTTCTGCTCGCCACACAAGGTCCGGAGATAATAACGACTATTTTCACACGCAATTTCAAATACTGTAAAGCTTAATGAAAGAAAGCAAACCGGGCAGCCACCGCGGGCGGGAGATGGTGCCGAGGCTAacgctctgtctcctcctgttccaGAGACCTGATGCCGTCCACGCTGGAGGGCCAGATCACCATGGAGAAGACGCCCAGCTACTTTGTGACCAACCACGCCCCAAAGCGCATTCACTCCATGGCCCGCGACATCAAGCTGATCATCGTGGTGCGTAATCCGGTCACACGGGCCATCTCAGACTACACGCAGACTCTGTCCAAGAGACCCGAGATCCCCACCTTTGAGGTTCTGGCCTTTAAGAACCGGACACTGGGTCTCATAGACGCCTCGTGGAGCGCGCTGCGGATTGGAATATACGCCCTGCACCTGGAAAGCTGGATGCAGTATTTCCCTCTTTCCCAGATGCACTTTGTCAGTGGGGAAAGGCTCATCGTGGACCCGGCAGGGGAGATGGCCAAGGTGCAGGACTTTCTGGGCCTGAAGCGCATCGTCACGGACAAACACTTTTATTTCAACAAGACTAAAGGCTTCCCCTGCCTGAAAAAGCCCGAGGACAGCAGCACTCCCAGGTGCTTGGGCAAATCCAAAGGCAGAACTCACCCTCAGATTGAGCCGCAAGTGATCCAGCGGCTGCACAAGTTCTACAAACCCTTTAACATGATGTTCTACCAAATGACGGGCCAGAACTTTGAGTGGGAGCTGGAGGTGGACAGAGATTCCCGAAGCTCTCAGGACTAGcagaccctcccccccccccccagccaaacGGCCGCAGCCGGCATTCATCTGCTACACGCTTGCTCTCTCCTCAGAACTGATGCTGACCACGATGGCGAATCACTGCTGTACATACGGAACATAAaactatatttatatttgtcaAACGGAGATGATTTATTCATTTGGTTGTGAAGCAGCTGGAAGGTGTTGATGGAACAGTGCATGCGATGAGTTAAGTGTCCTTACCTCATGAGCCCAAAAGCTAACCTCTGCGTGTTGCCCTTCCCTTTACTTTCCCGCCTTCTGTTGCCCTCCCACCCACTCG from Takifugu rubripes chromosome 5, fTakRub1.2, whole genome shotgun sequence includes the following:
- the hs3st4 gene encoding heparan sulfate glucosamine 3-O-sulfotransferase 4 is translated as MAFWSSTSAFTSKVPRKILFMFTLSLSVTYLFYSLMSCYNSLRFPLQENYVFQGRLVTEEATLVTLREKLYSSSQGIAHFTEAERTTPVFPLKAHAEAEERTADWIRTQAPPTKAAAEPSGAPERERPELSTTDSELRANCTLDYGVKKLPQAIIIGVKKGGTRALLEALRVHPDVRAVGNEPHFFDRNYEKGLDWYRDLMPSTLEGQITMEKTPSYFVTNHAPKRIHSMARDIKLIIVVRNPVTRAISDYTQTLSKRPEIPTFEVLAFKNRTLGLIDASWSALRIGIYALHLESWMQYFPLSQMHFVSGERLIVDPAGEMAKVQDFLGLKRIVTDKHFYFNKTKGFPCLKKPEDSSTPRCLGKSKGRTHPQIEPQVIQRLHKFYKPFNMMFYQMTGQNFEWELEVDRDSRSSQD